Within the Salvia hispanica cultivar TCC Black 2014 chromosome 4, UniMelb_Shisp_WGS_1.0, whole genome shotgun sequence genome, the region aatcttgatgctgcatgattgagtgatacaatcttgtatgatttaatataacttgcttcataactgtgagagagttctagtgagttagatccacttagtagacgctacagttagcttcccttaaaacggcactgttaattgagagtgaggacttttcatgGGTcgtaggagctttttggagttacgtgttaggattgacaaccctaatcttgtaatcaacgtttgcatcgcatgagcataagctaggtgactcgtcctatcaacataataactgtgctaaggtattgtagtttggaatttgtgtaaccataactgtgaacacacatccctagaatttccttatctctatattttatctccGTGTTTATTTGCAATCAGTTGTTATTTACTCTtcattgtttttagttttcaaaaagttttcaaaattctcttatttttccaaatagtaattgagtctcagtagaagatagacagtctgtgtttgccttccccgtgttcgatatctgGTACTggcctttagctatactatatatactctgtatacttgcaggtttatttagtgctaaaaaatagtgcatcagcaagttatattaaatcttcatcgaatgtgtcactcaagcATGAAGTATTACGGAAAaacttaaggaagaaacgaagtaaaaacaaaacggatattaaatagaaaaaggaattgtacaaccaaagtcgttactaacacatccctagaatcctatgagtttagttacacatgacagaataagctaaaaacatagaatgaagggaaaacaaagtgaacataagaactaaaagcaataaaacccaaaggtagAATCCTCATAGCCTTAATCTTCGCTTGATTCTGTCTCCAACCTCTTGCACGGTCAagaactctctcaattttatgCTCTAGAATTATGAAGCAAAAGATGATAATAATGATGAGGTTTGAGGGGGTGTATAGGGGAAGAATCGAATCCTATTGGAATAAGGTAAAAGGTGGctaaatttggtaaaatctagagagaaaatatgtCAAATCGTGCGCCGCATTTTCGCAGCGAGCCGCTACACCTTGGCCAGCAGTTGCTGCTCGTTGTCCGTAGCTTCTGCCCTTTTGGGTAGCGGTCACTGCATGATGATGTAGCGGTCGCTGCAAAATATTCCAATAGCTTCGGGAGCTTCTCGAGCGGTCGCTGCGCACTCCCTAGCGGTCGTTGGGCGTCATCTGATTTGCAACACAACTTTCTCCGGAGTGGACCGCTATATGTGTAGCAGTCGCTAGGCTCCGGCGGTTACTGCGCATGTTGCAGCGGACCGCTGGACGACATGAATGCTCCAAATTTCCAACTTcgactttttcctctcttttaggctcaaatatgcacaattctcacaaaacatgtcaaaataccaaaatcgataaaatatgcaaaatatggacatgaatTGCGATTTAGACATtgaaaacagaccaaataaaggccttaaaacagtgcaaaatccgagcgtatcaactcgcccaaacttacatttttgtttgtcctggaacaaaacaataaagacacaaatATAGACGCACAAAATacacaaggactagacgtcgtaattgcctcaaaagatggaagaatagattaagcatgtattaacgcaatcatatcaagcaaggcttattagtgcactttcattactaactcgtggaacaccttgaattcacaCTCACATGTGTCAAACTTCCAAATatgggaagtgttctttctctcactctTAAAGTGTATAGGGTATAAATAATGAGCACTCAAATCGACAGTTTTCGTCAGAAATCGGCGGTTTTCGTCAAACACCGCCAGTTTCCGACGGTTAGGCTCTTTTTCAGGTGGCAGTGATAGGTGGTAGTGTATAAGCCTGAAAACCGGGCAGAAACTGCTGGTTTTCTGCCAGAAACCGACGATTTTCGGTAGACACCGTGGACCCAACCGCCGGTTCAGTCCGAGACCGCCTGTTCAGGCGGTAAATCGgctgaaatttgaattttgaaaaaaaattcttcttattttttttttcctataaataccccacTTCCCCCATCATTTGTACTCACCACATTCTTGTGTTAAACAAGGATTTCtcttctcaatctcaatttCTCTATTCTCTATCCTCATTCTCTAATTTGCTCTAGTTGCTTACTATTTTATTGTTGTGATTATGCTCTCTTCTACTTAAGTTGTTATTTAATTACCATTCATACTCTCCAATCTCCATAATCCATATTCTATATTACTTTCACTTTGCAATATGTCTTCTTCTCATGGTGGTGATCGAGGCAAAGGAATTGCCCAAGATCAAAGTACTCGTTCTCAAAGATCCCAACGACCTAGTCATTGAGAAGTTTTGGATGAGGTTTCCCGACAGAGGCTGAACGTTTGCAAGtaagttcatattttatttttagcattcataatttcacaatattgagttttatttttagcattcataatatttatagATTGAAGAAGATCATAAGACTGTCATGCTACTCACTAAAATGCATCAAGGTGGCGGGGGCAGTGGTAGTTACCGCCAACAAGATGATGACGAGAAAGACGTGGCTATATCGTCGGACTCGGACAACAATGATGATGGATCTCGTTCCGTATTCCGTCTAGCACCAGCGAAAATGAGGACATGCCTCCTCCTCCCCCTCCATCCACTAAAAAAACATTGAAATctgatatttttgttaaacattACAAGAAGGTCTCGGTGGTAATTCCAAACCCGAACGATCCTCTCTCTCAAGAAGTGACATCGGGGTATCATGCATATTGTAATTATTGTTTGATTGTCTACAAATTTGGGAGTGGTGGGGATATGGCACCTTTCTCGTCATTTGGTGACAAAGCATCCGGTAGAATGTGGCACTGCCACTACCCAAACCCAACTAAACATCCCTCCCAGTGGCTCAGGTTCGTCTCAATCAGGTACGCCTCTTTTTATATATGATCCTAAAAATATTACTGAAGCTTTAACTAGATGGGTTGCAATGAagcattttccttttaatgTTTATGTTGACAAAAAATATGAGGTTAGTATGCAAAGTGCTTTTAACGTAGTGGTCAAAAAATAAGTCGAATGACCGTTCAACGATCTACCGTTCAATAATGTTTGGAGAAAAAAGTTGAGTTATCATGTTATCTACTCAACTTGGGACACAAAGTGAACATCAGATGTATGGACTAATTGTTTTAATAGACATTCATATATGGGCATTATGATTCATTTTGTGGACAATAATTGGTCTTTGAACAAGAGTTTGATTGGTTAGATAATTTCCCTTACCACACACTGCAGCCGAATTTGCTTCTGTAATTATTCACGTTTTGTATGAATTTCAATTATGCAACAAGATATTTTCTGTTGCTTTTGTTATGCAACTGCTAACACTGCAAGTATTAGTGACTTGATTGCGGCCTATGGTCCGGTTATCAATGGTAAgtattttcatcaaagatgcatatgtcatattttgaatttatgtgTACAAGATGCGCTTGAATTATGGAAAAAACATATTTCTCCTATTAGAACTACAGTTAGATTGATCCATCAAAAGCCGCCTATTGGAAAAGCTTGAAAAAAGTATTGCCATCAGAAGAAGGTAAAGTATACGAATTTTATCATGGGTGTGTCTCATAGATGGAATTCGACATATGATTGTTTGAATTCTATTTGGGGCATAGTATgagtttatttaaattgttcaaATGTTTCAAATATGCGATTGTTGAATCATCGGGTGTTTATTATTACACAGTTGATCGTGTTTAGAGCATTGCATGTATATATCACTTGGTTTTAAAACAGCGATGAAAAATGCGGCTTCTTCTTATGAATTgatatgtattttatattatatgattgaCAAATGGCTCAAGTATTTCAGTGAGATTCAAATGGTGTTTCTGAGTGCAAAGGTCTTGGAtccgaaatggaaattagCCGGTACAACCAggattttagaattttattataacaatTTGAGTTCTATTGATCTTGGTCCACTTCAAGCATTGCAATCGGATACCAGTGACGAATTCGGAGTAGACCTCTTAGAAACATTTCAAATAAACCTCCCAAACCGGTCAATTGTCCAACAAACCTTCAAGTATAACTTGCGTTTTCTCTACACCGAATATGAAACCAAGTATAACAGTACCCACCAAGTCAGAAGACCTCCTCCCCCTCGAAAACATAGTTTCGCATTTCAAAATGTTTATGATGATCCTGATGCGCAATCCCAATTAGCCAAACTGTACAGCTACAGTACCGACGGGAGGTCGACCTCAGGTATGGTAAGTGAGttggatttatattttgattcacTCTTTTCCTTTAGTGATGAAGGTCCTACTCCCACCTAAAATGACGTCCTCAATTGGTAGGGAACACACGAGAAATATTTTCCCATACTTTCAATGGCCAAGGAGATGTTTTCGGTTCCGACTTCCACTGTCGCCGTCGAGTCCGCTTTCAGTTGTTGATCACGTTTGTTGGATGAATCAAGAAGTAAACTCTCCGCGAGAATATGGAAGTCGTGATGTTACTTGATGATTGGGTCAAAGCTGACGTCAAAGAACAAGAACCTAATTGGGATACTCGTGCGGAGTAAACAGGTGAAGAATTCACCGGGGATAAAGCGTAGGCTAACCGTCAACCGCCGGTCAGGCCAAATAGGTAAGTAAGGTAAGAGAACTACGTGagctttttcctttatttttttttttttcatttgtttcaactttaaaaatatgcaaatacaattaaataattgtatttgtatatactctAGCCAGTGAAGGAGACGTCTCTATAAAACTAAACCCGAGAAACTTTTGACAATTCTACCATAATTATTGATTGTTAGACTAAACTCAACATTTAAGGTTGAATTGCTAAGGGTGTGTCCTCAATTTAGTTATGTAGAAACATCTCCTTCGCCGACTATGagtatatacttataaatttattgttcaaAACTTTaagccttttttttaaatttgtaaataactTCATTGTAGTCTcgttgtatttaaatttattgtttaagaCTTAAGTCTTTAGtgaattgtaaatttgtaattgttgtaagttgtaacttgTAGAGTTGTAGTCTcatttaaatactccctccgtcccacttaaaatgaaacatttaggaatcggcacaggattttatgtagtgttgttttgtgagttgatgaggagaaagtaaagtaagagagatgaaaaagtagagatagagttgttccattttaggaaacgtttcatttttaatgggacaaacaaaaaaggaaaacgtttcatttttaatgggacagagggagtatatatcaataaaattgcaattttcatcgtgattgtttgaattttttacgaaatttcatagataaataaagaagaaaaagaaaaaaaaaatcaaaccacCGAACCGGCCCGGAACCGGCGATTTTTGccgaaaaccggcggtttgaACCGGTGCCCGAACCGCCGATTTTTTGAATCGGAACCGCCTAAACCCTTGGTGGACCGGTTCAGGTTCAACATTTTTTTGAACCgtgaaccgccggttccgaaccggaaccgttgTTTTTTTAACCGTGTGCATGCCTAGACATCACAGTTTTGCTGCAAAAAACAGTGTTATGCTTTCAACTGTGCATGGAAAGACATAATAACACCTGTCCCAGTTATTTATGGGGTATTCATATCTCATCTGGGGTGAGGAATGAACAAACTAGGGTTTGTCACGAGATACCTTTctaatttagaatatatttttctctatCATAATAgatttagtaattaatatttagaCCGTAACAACATGTGTGCAATATCAGCTAAATATACGCAACATACCACTCGGTATGTATTGTTTCACATGATATTCATTAGTATTTAATGTTTTGCTATATTAAATGGacaattacaaatttaaaatcttattaAATATTCTAGGTCGTGATAACATTTTTGATGTGGTTAAATTTAAACAAGTGAATCAATAGTGCAAGCATGTTCGACCTTTTGCAACCATTAGCAATACATACCAACTAGAATTGACCATACATAGATATGGTTTTGATGTCCTGAATCctgattaattaatcacaagattaattataatagattgaaaaagtagaaaagaataaaataaaataattggagaaGCTAGAACCCCTATATGAAAATTGGAATTAGGGGAAGAGACAAGTATGGAGCTGGATATGTATTTGTGTGGTGCATTGTTTTGTTGTGATGATTAATGCACACATGTGAGTAGGTGGGTACTTGGTGCTTTGTCTTTGTGGAAAGGTGAcaattttattctcaattatATTCGAAAATTTATGAtaccataattaaaattaaatatatccaTTCACAAGTCTTTTTAGCTCCTTATCACGAAAGAGAGATTAAAAACAAGTTTGCATCGCCGATTTCTGTTTTTGTAACCTTCTTTATGTGCTGTAGTTtacatcaaatatatatagctTTTATGATTAGGTTACTCACATACACATGTGAGTTTGTATAACATCGGATCATGTGATCAAATAAAAGGGTACGTATCAGATgtaagtacttcctccgtctcaaCCAAGTTAACTCAAAATTTTTAGctacggagattaagaaattatgttgaaaaatatatgagatgaataaagtagaaaagataaagagaggGTAATGtcaatgatggaataaaataaaagtgattggatgttttgatttttgtcaaaagaaataaatgactcaacttaattgggacattttaaaaaaaaatacgactcaacttagttgagaaAGATATAATATATGTTTCTAAGTCCTCCAGATTTAATTAagtgtgatttttttaatctgtcgtgtatattatgaaattaaagaatGGAATGTTCTAATCAATTGCGTTCCCCACAACAAAAATCTCGATcacatattttactttattgatttaatttaatttttagttgtggaattaatttattgtgtaGGACTGTTACTCGAGTAGGAATCTCTATGGTTTTTGTATTATTCTTACACATTATTATTCTATTAGAACTGCAATACAGTTGTCAGTGATAattacattattgtctcttaTAGAAAGTAATCGAATATTAATCTCCGCTTCTTTTCTCcgatattgtataaatataaatgattgtatttaacattattattttaacgCATGTGTTTAAGTTAATTACTATGTCgtgattttgaattaaaaacacataaaatcaGGGTTGaatttaatgatattattttaaaataagttttgGTGGGGTGCAAAATCTGCCCATAATTTAGGAGCATCAGTGGATGTACGATGAGAGACAAAATTTGACTAACTGTTGATGGTAAAATTCAGAAGAAGCACGTGATAAGTTTGAggaaattaagaaacaaacaaatttatattttacctTAATTAATGTTTGGCCGATTGAACTAATCGGATTTTAAAACATACGTATGTAAGAtcgattacaaaattaatgtacaaattaaatacgtgtataaaaaatatactcccttcctCCCATAGATATAGGCCCTTTAGGattggcacgggttttaacgGGTTTTAACgtgtaattgataaagtaagagtgatggTCAAAAGgttgttgaaattgtgtaattGTGGTAggaccataaatgataaagtaaagagaagaagaaaaaaggttaccataaatggatatggactatttctgtgggatggacgaaaaaggaaatatggtctatttctatgggatcggagggagtatatatatagaggtatatttatatttatgagaGAGAGTGGTGAAGAAAAGTGAGATTTGGGAGTTTTGAAGATGTAAGTGGAGATTTAGGAAAGAATATATGtttgaagtaaaaatattaGCTGTCACAAATCCAAACGCTTCTCACGGGGGATCTCTCTTTGTCTGCTACCCCTCATCTTCTTGTCACCTCTTTCTCAATCTATTCTCTCtaaataaaaacttatttatattgtaaaaaataGAGAACAATTGCAAATTATTTGATCGCGATAGGACCTGCAtgctaaaaatagtaaaaatggaATGGTACATTTATTCGCGGGTGGATCAAGACGGTAGAATGGGACATTTAATGAACGATggatacaaaattatttttagttatgtGTTTGGTGACTATGAGATGGTGCAAATTATGtcaataattggagtatttaaaggTAAGTAATATCAGTAATGTAAGCTGATTAATGGAATAGAAAATTTGAGCTTGGCTAGTTGGCAGTCATTATGATTTCTTCAATTGATTCATGCATGTATACTATTAACAATGTGGATGTTTGGCTAACCAATCAATCAGAGTAGTAATTGTTTCCAACTCTATTAGAAATTATAGGGATCAGACACCTTAACTAActaaggatttttttttaattacggGATGAGAAATGGTCAATTTCTCAAGTAACAGACCAAGATataaagaaatactactacacAAGATATAGAAAGATTCGAATCAACACTTATCAGtaaatataccaaaatagCAATATATGTTAGTAAAACTTACTTATAGCTTTGATACAAGTAATTATAAATGGAGTGCAAACTTTGTCATAAATAAAGGCTTCCATTTGAATCTAAGTGAAGTTAAAGATGATCTATAGCAAGTGGATGGGCATaaatgagaataatataaatgtacACACAAAATTACATCATAATCTCATGTGGTACTCATATaggaaaaaaacaagaaaatcatACATCAATATTGCTTGACTGATCATCTCTCTCTACCcacttataattattttcctctctctttaaAACTAAACCCCTCTTCATATCCATATCCAGGTATCTTCTTCTCAAGTTTCCTCCATGAGCTCTcgaaacaaaaacaaagcaGCTCTTTATCACAAATTAGAGAAGCTTCGCTCTGCTTCTAATTCTTCTTCTGTAGGTATCacaaataattactactagtcatttattttattgcaattttttttattaatcactttaataaatggaaataggtaAATCAAGCATCTATAGTGGTGGATGCATCCAGATATATCCAAGAGTTAAAGGAGAGGGTGGAAACACTAAATCAAGATGTCGCGTCTCTACCAAATTCCACGGTAATAAATTTCGAGATATTTCAGAATATGAGTCACAATTCGTTGACCTTTTGTGATTTGAGATTAAATTCGTTGTCTCAATCCCATATTTCGAAAGGTCAACGAATTGAGACCTATATtctcaataaatatcaaaCTAAATTATTGAACTCTCACGTTTATACACATAATATAAccttaataattttatttaaattttgcagCAGGTGAAAGTGGAAACCCTAGAAAAGGGATTCCTAATTAACGTGTTGTCTGATAAAAACTGCCCCGGTTTGCTTGTTTCGATTCTAGAAGCCTTTGAGGAGTTAGGTCTTGAAGTCCTTGATGCTAGGGTTTCTTGTTCCCATCAATTTCGTCTTGAAGCCGTTAGTGAGGTATAACACTGGCACGCACGTCACATGCTAGTATCGTTTCTTGGAGTTATCTAATCTAAAATGACCTAAATTGTATGCGCGCTTTTCATGTTTTGGTTTATCTATCTTCCCTCTATCAAATGACCCctaaatatatgcaaataatacTTTATATATCACATCCTCATTTTAGGAAGAttgttattgatttgaatCTCATGTACAAATGTATATGAAGATTGTTAAAACGTACatgatcaaataataaaatcacgTGTGCAACCcgcataaaattaaatcgGCCTCTTAATTTGCACCACACACTTTTATATAAGTCTGGTTATTGCCCGCTGACAAAAACTGATTTGTCTTAGtctatatatactccttccgtccgtCACTTATACTCTCATTTTTAATCAgcgcgagttttaagaaattgttgactttgtgaagaaaaatgggaaaatatattattggaATGTggattctacttttatatacaagtttaataataaaatgtgagtttaATGATTTAGTTGAATGGTGAGCAtacttactaaaaatggaataaagtaaatgagactTTAAATCACGGACAACCCAAAACGGCAAAAGGGGACTATAAATCACAGACGAATGGAGTATCTTCTTACTAACCGCACTCACACACAGATTCACATCATTCTTAATAAATATGCTGCATGCATATTATACATTTCAATTGGACGAGGAAGCAAAACAGTCATTAATACCCCCTCTGTCCCTTGTTAAGTGattcatattcctttttcGGACATCCTAAGCTAAGTGAATCATTACTTTTTTGTTgttccctctcttactttttcatctatcttacttattttcttatattccattgtgaaaaagaaatgtctcacttAATGAGATGTACTTATGATAATGCAATGTACGTATATTTCTTCTAATATTTCATAACTAAATCTGCAGAACGAAGGGCCGTCCGATAGCATAGATGCTCAGGTAGTTAAACGGGCAGTGTTGCAAGCGATTAGGAATTCGAATGATGAACAGCAggattaattagttataagtttaatgtaattttactttttactattaattGTGTTTCATTTGActatatgaaaaaaagaaagattcCCATGTTAGTACTTAACAAATGTTCTTGCTGTAAacgagaaataaaaatatatatggaagAAAATAGAAGTATTGGGCCTGAACTAGAATTGGGCTAATTAGATTAACTAGCTTAGGTTGATACGGAAGCCCAACACTcatttatattctaaatagCCCATTAAAAAATAGGAAGGCAGTGGGCCACAGTTCTTGCTTGTATGAATTTTGTCTTTGGTTTGTGTTGTTTTGAAGATGTATTGTGCCTCAATTCATGTTTGTCTGCAAATGACGACGATGATATTATATCGACCCTTTTACtcaattgatttttatcaATCTTTTTGAGGTTTgctttttccttttagttcCTTACAATATATACTTAGGGATATCATGAGTGCAGTCCATAATCCACGGCCTGATTCGAATAGCCcgttaaatatagaaatttaggattgaaaatttctaatctgataaaatgacaacccgattagctcacacacatttAATTAGCCCAGTGGGTTGGGCCTAGATCAAGTATTGTCAATTGTTCAATCTGTTTGACACCTAATTCAATACTCAAacgattatttttatagtataaataacaaaattaataattttcttttttattaataatatttattgggtttttattaatataataataaataaaatagaaaaaaattattattcactataagaaattttattttctaaaaaattctttaaattttctcaaaatatatttatgttttattttttattcatacaaaacttaaattagtatttaaccatatttgattttaaccatatttctcaaaattatcaaagttaaatgttttatattcaataaatatgattaattgtcATCATTATGTATTAGATTCAttgcatgttaattttatcggtagcaGCCCGATTAGTCAATCTAGCTCGGAACCCAAACCTTTACGGTTAggatttaatattaataactcgataaaaaattacaatccgaatggtagtattttttatttgaattactCATGGTAGCATTTTGAGCTTTCCATCTTGGCGATCTAATCTGAAATGGATTTGTAAAATGATTCTCTTTCTATGCATGGctacatattttttgttttttcattatcTCACACAATGACAATGGATTTGTAAAAAttctttttctatat harbors:
- the LOC125219878 gene encoding transcription factor bHLH61-like isoform X1 encodes the protein MSSRNKNKAALYHKLEKLRSASNSSSVNQASIVVDASRYIQELKERVETLNQDVASLPNSTQVKVETLEKGFLINVLSDKNCPGLLVSILEAFEELGLEVLDARVSCSHQFRLEAVSENEGPSDSIDAQVVKRAVLQAIRNSNDEQQD
- the LOC125219878 gene encoding transcription factor bHLH61-like isoform X2, translated to MSSRNKNKAALYHKLEKLRSASNSSSVNQASIVVDASRYIQELKERVETLNQDVASLPNSTVKVETLEKGFLINVLSDKNCPGLLVSILEAFEELGLEVLDARVSCSHQFRLEAVSENEGPSDSIDAQVVKRAVLQAIRNSNDEQQD